A window of the Fulvia fulva chromosome 3, complete sequence genome harbors these coding sequences:
- a CDS encoding Cell wall alpha-1,3-glucan synthase ags1, translating into MGVMGMIASFALCIALGTAYRFDPAYTEINLNQNQTAAHSLDFWGEWTGHNYTASPDNWRFPFYTLFLDRFVNGDPYNDDINGTAFERVTDSNQMRHGGDLQGLVDTLDYIQGMGIKGLYIAGSPFMNQPWQYDSYSPVDLSLLDPHFGSIDMWRVAIDEIHARGMYVVLDNTFATLGDLIGFQGYLNETTPFLLKEHQVLWKSGQQYWDFDIGNEYDESCTYPRFWNETGYPIDQALKDEMKGCFTSDFDQYGDTEAFGVYPDWRRQLSKFASVQDRLREWKPSVREKLENFYCMAIAQLDIDGFRYDKAVQATVDAMADMSAATRVCARRYGKENFFLPGEITGGNSFGSIYLGRGRQPDQLPDNITQAVTLNRNNSDNYSIRDKDGVALDGAAFHYTTYRSLTRFLGMDGNLEAGYDTPKNWVDQWNTFLLTNDMVNANTGVFDPRHMFGVTNQDVFRWPAIDRGIERQLLGHFITVLLMPGIPKLLWGEEQVFHTLDSTNDNYIFGRQPMSTATAWQTHGCYSLDSTQYYHMPWGPARHSCNDDSVSQDHRDPAAPVRNILRHMYQLREAFPVLHDGFFLQQLSNQTWEVQYAGSSGVATETGLWSVMRNSLADVQNLTSIHNGYPNQTEPATPVWLVYTNHNSSQTYQFDCRDNATDLNSTSLIAPFPHGTTVKNLLYPFDEHRLVNSTQFLGISGSTTSNGCLSKLSMKAYDFRAYVPISRWVGPKPMITKFSPGHDARLLTVNADSNGTEDVQVAVEFSVDMECDTITDSISFSSTTAAGLYPYVDRDTVRCDRFNNPADSSSWIGGTPSGFSWSATLRNVSHGVHRMSLDRPHAKKLGPGQTRNVTTEALDHFLFRVGQTDNPMVFTRSANYSTTLLSRASHGQITLNHSAAGADLFRYSTDFGASFSVWAPYQHGLHQVSAYPTGSSDRKTWNGEHVRVEYFSRLAGSSSHVQQGDLHAKARRFPHMYLNGPYNAYGYDAGLDNKMKLTEDYTWEFTWNREWSNNGTIAQINVWGMGPDGKPDSTKVLGDIDGDSVLDQLPPSSLAKLVLNVTAPPPKPFLAWKFIINDGNLRFRVEPTGSMWWQLALYVVLWISPIIMAVVSTWVFVGSFYKIKFNKFGVSEKLGLLGLLPKSLRKLLRGNSDEANSGLLARLKHGSRIFSRGSQIWSRRGDAIQAQSDSRRTVLIATMEYDIEDWHIKIKIGGLGVMAQLMGKNLEHQDLIWVVPCVGGIEYPQDELAMPMTVAVMGKVYDVNVQYHKLRNITYVLLDAPIFRQQTKAEPYPARMDDLDSAIYYSAWNQCIAQALVRFPIDLYHINDYHGTVAPLYILPRTIPVCLSLHNAEFQGLWPMRNRKERDEVCSVFNLPPDIVSEYVQYGEIFNLLHAGASYLRIQQEGFGAVGVSKKYGARAYTRYPIFWGLKEVQALQNPDPSDTAVWDKKLPAETDIRIDEDFEKTRLEERTQAQEWAGLEKNPNAELFVFVGRWSMQKGIDLIADAFPAILESHPNSQLITVGPVIDLFGKFAALKFEKLMELYPNRVCSKPVFTALPPFIFSGAEFALIPSRDEPFGLVAVEFGRKGALGVGARVGGLGQMPGWWYTVESTTTAHLLHQFKDAIRGALSSSTKTRALMRARSAKQRFPVQQWVEELEVLQSTAIRTHDKVAAEKNSWSSSIITLVHPHPSIHPTLGSGAKQTPRGSMYGPSHYSWDGSQVQTVEENDVIVGDREPLPPMATEIVRELRHKSHPFPGLRGDHEEEEEEGDDRSICSIHTPARSSSPVQPASPITTKSPHNSTNRSSMTNVQTARSSMAHPYASTARTSVIPRSVSGLSMQNIVGEKTDFNLQNVDPFFTDNNGHFYRAFSKKLDTLNAANSESTNCIEEFLAKSEKEWFTEFRNAKLGMLKRDGTTTRPVSIAPSEPATADSSSEKSHIQVNEFMLRDEYKPPTGLRKWMQVRIGSWPLYAYFMALGQIIAANSYQITLLTGEVGQTATKLYIVASIYLVASMLWWLCFRRFASYVSLSLPFLFYGTAFFLVGIAHFAPTVDGRGWVQNVGTGFYTLASASGALFFALNFGDEGGAPVKSWVFRACVIQGSQQIYVVALWYWGSFLAKHRALGYEASQDSVVGTWKVTAITLPIAAFLWIICLVMWLGLPSYYRQAPGKMPSFYRSIARRKVVLWFFVTALVQNFFLSAPYGRNWSFLFSSIHVPAWQVLLLVVLFFVIVWAMFCGLFAYLSRSHSWILPLFAIGLGAPRWAQIWWGTSNIGNWLPWAPGSIETGAIYISSALLSRSLWLWLGVLDAVQGVGLGMIMLGTLTRTHVAFAITATQVLGSVATMLGRAVAPNRLGPGPISPDISGGLSTGLGQAWFWAGLLANLALCIGFYKFYRKEQLQKP; encoded by the exons ATGGGCGTTATGGGGATGATTGCTTCGTTTGCGCTTTGCATTGCCTTGGGTACAGCATACAGATTCGACCCAGCCTATACCGAGATCAATCTCAATCAGAACCAGACTGCGGCCCACTCACTGGACTTCTGGGGAGAGTGGACTGGACACAACTATACAGCTTCGCCAGATAACTGGCGGTTCCCATTCTACACCCTCTTCCTGGACAGATTCGTCAATGGCGACCCATACAACGATGACATCAATGGGACTGCTTTCGAGCGTGTCACGGATTCCAATCAGATGCGCCATGGTGGTGACCTCCAAGGACTCGTCGACACTCTGGACTATATCCAG GGCATGGGCATCAAG GGCCTGTACATTGCTGGCTCTCCCTTCATGAACCAGCCTTGGCAGTACGATTCATACTCGCCGGTCGATCTATCGCTTCTCGATCCTCACTTCGGCTCGATCGATATGTGGAGGGTTGCGATTGACGAGATCCATGCCCGAGGCATGTACGTGGTGCTTGATAACACCTTTGCTACGTTGGGAGATCTCATCGGCTTCCAAGGATATCTCAACGAGACCACGCCGTTTCTGCTCAAAGAGCATCAGGTTCTATGGAAATCTGGGCAACAGTACTGGGATTTCGACATTGGAAACGAGTACGATGAGAGCTGCACATACCCACGCTTCTGGAACGAGACTGGCTATCCCATAGATCAGGCGCTCAAGGATGAGATGAAGGGTTGCTTCACGTCAGATTTCGATCAGTACGGTGACACCGAAGCCTTTGGCGTCTACCCTGATTGGCGGCGTCAACTGTCCAAGTTCGCTAGCGTACAGGACCGCTTGAGGGAGTGGAAGCCCTCTGTCCGAGAAAAGCTAGAGAACTTCTATTGCATGGCCATTGCACAGCTTGATATCGATGGTTTTCGATACGACAAGGCGGTTCAAGCTACAGTCGATGCCATGGCGGACATGAGCGCGGCGACAAGAGTCTGTGCGAGGAGGTATGGCAAGGAGAACTTTTTCTTGCCAGGCGAAATTACTGGAGGCAACTCTTTCGGGTCCATCTATCTCGGTCGTGGTCGACAGCCAGATCAGCTGCCGGACAATATAACCCAAGCAGTGACGCTGAACCGCAACAACTCGGACAACTACTCAATTCGAGATAAGGACGGCGTGGCGCTCGATGGCGCGGCATTTCACTACACTACCTACAGGTCACTTACAAGATTCCTGGGCATGGACGGAAATCTTGAGGCAGGTTATGACACGCCAAAAAACTGGGTTGATCAATGGAACACGTTCCTGCTCACCAACGACATGGTCAACGCAAACACCGGTGTCTTCGACCCTCGCCATATGTTTGGTGTCACCAACCAAGACGTCTTTCGCTGGCCGGCAATTGACAGAGGCATAGAACGACAGCTTCTGGGTCACTTCATAACTGTTCTTCTCATGCCGGGGATCCCAAAACTGCTCTGGGGCGAGGAACAAGTTTTCCATACTCTTGACAGTACGAACGACAACTACATCTTCGGGCGACAGCCTATGTCGACGGCAACTGCCTGGCAGACTCACGGCTGCTACAGTCTCGACTCGACTCAGTATTATCACATGCCATGGGGCCCTGCGAGGCACAGTTGTAACGATGATAGCGTTAGCCAGGACCACAGAGATCCCGCGGCTCCAGTACGGAACATTCTTCGCCATATGTACCAACTGCGAGAAGCGTTCCCGGTGCTTCACGACGGATTCTTCTTGCAGCAGCTCTCTAACCAGACATGGGAGGTGCAATACGCTGGCTCAAGTGGGGTGGCCACGGAGACTGGCCTCTGGAGTGTGATGCGCAACAGTCTAGCAGACGTTCAGAACCTCACAAGCATCCATAACGGATATCCCAACCAGACTGAACCAGCGACCCCGGTTTGGCTGGTGTACACAAACCATAATTCAAGCCAGACTTACCAGTTTGACTGTCGAGACAATGCCACGGACCTCAACTCGACGTCCTTGATCGCGCCGTTTCCTCATGGAACCACAGTGAAGAATTTGCTGTACCCATTCGACGAGCACAGGCTGGTAAATAGCACCCAGTTTCTGGGCATCTCAGGTTCAACAACTTCCAATGGCTGCCTCAGCAAGCTCTCCATGAAGGCCTATGACTTCCGTGCCTACGTGCCAATTAGCCGCTGGGTCGGACCCAAGCCGATGATTACGAAGTTCTCGCCAGGACATGACGCTCGTCTCCTGACCGTCAACGCCGACTCCAACGGCACAGAGGATGTTCAAGTGGCTGTGGAGTTCTCTGTTGACATGGAATGCGATACCATCACAGACAGCATAAGCTTCAGCTCTACGACAGCAGCGGGACTGTACCCTTATGTCGATCGAGACACGGTCAGGTGTGATCGATTCAACAATCCTGCAGACTCATCGTCGTGGATTGGTGGAACACCATCGGGATTTTCCTGGTCGGCAACGCTCAGGAACGTATCGCATGGTGTTCATCGCATGTCGCTCGATCGACCTCACGCTAAGAAGCTGGGACCAGGACAGACACGCAATGTCACAACCGAAGCGCTCGACCACTTCTTGTTCCGCGTTGGTCAAACGGACAACCCTATGGTCTTCACAAGATCCGCGAACTACTCCACCACGCTCCTCAGCAGAGCCTCGCATGGTCAAATCACCTTGAATCATTCCGCTGCTGGAGCAGATCTCTTCAGATACTCCACCGACTTTGGGGCTTCATTCTCCGTCTGGGCGCCATATCAACACGGCTTACACCAGGTGTCAGCGTACCCGACTGGCAGTTCAGACAGGAAGACTTGGAACGGAGAGCATGTCCGTGTTGAGTACTTCAGCCGTCTCGCTGGTTCCAGCAGTCACGTCCAGCAAGGCGATCTCCACGCGAAAGCACGTCGTTTCCCTCACATGTATCTGAACGGGCCCTATAATGCTTACGGCTATGATGCCGGTCTCGACAATAAAATGAAGCTTACAGAAGACTACACGTGGGAATTCACCTGGAACAGAGAATGGTCCAACAACGGCACTATCGCGCAGATCAACGTCTGGGGTATGGGTCCAGACGGGAAACCTGACAGCACAAAGGTCCTAGGAGATATCGATGGCGACTCCGTACTCGATCAACTGCCGCCATCATCGCTTGCTAAGCTCGTGCTCAACGTCACTGCACCACCTCCGAAGCCATTTCTCGCCTGGAAATTCATCATCAATGATGGCAACTTGCGCTTCCGGGTGGAGCCCACTGGCTCCATGTGGTGGCAACTTGCCCTTTACGTGGTGCTATGGATCTCGCCTATCATCATGGCTGTAGTGTCCACGTGGGTCTTTGTGGGTAGCTTTTACAAGATCAAGTTCAACAAGTTTGGAGTGTCTGAGAAGCTGGGGCTTCTCGGTCTTCTTCCAAAGTCGTTGAGGAAGCTACTACGAGGGAACTCGGACGAAGCAAATTCGGGTCTTCTGGCGAGACTCAAGCACGGGTCTCGAATCTTCTCTCGGGGGTCACAGATCTGGTCGCGCCGAGGCGATGCTATTCAAGCCCAGTCGGACTCTCGTCGGACTGTGTTGATTGCGACTATGGAGTATGATATCGAAGACTGGCACATCAAGATCAAGATCGGTGGTTTGGGTGTCATGGCTCAATTGATGGGCAAGAACCTTGAGCACCAGGACTTGATTTGGGTTGTCCCTTGTGTTGGCGGAATTGAGTATCCTCAAGACGAGCTGGCCATGCCGATGACGGTCGCCGTCATGGGAAAGGTTTACGATGTCAACGTCC AATACCACAAGCTGCGTAATATCACCTACGTTCTGCTGGATGCACCCATATTCCGACAACAAACCAAGGCAGAGCCATATCCAGCACGCATGGACGACCTCGATTCGGCAATCTACTATTCCGCATGGAATCAATGCATCGCCCAAGCGCTTGTTCGCTTCCCTATCGATCTCTACCACATCAACGACTACCACGGGACAGTGGCACCGCTGTATATCCTGCCTCGCACAATACCGGTATGCCTGTCGCTTCACAACGCCGAGTTTCAGGGCCTTTGGCCAATGCGTAACCGTAAAGAGCGAGATGAGGTGTGCTCAGTCTTCAACTTGCCACCGGACATCGTTTCTGAGTACGTCCAGTACGGAGAGATCTTCAATTTGCTGCATGCTGGAGCGTCCTATCTGCGAATACAGCAAGAAGG TTTTGGCGCAGTCGGTGTATCGAAGAAGTACGGTGCCCGAGCGTACACTAGATATCCTATCTTCTGGGGCTTGAAAGAAGTACAGGCGCTGCAGAACCCAGATCCATCGGATACTGCAGTCTGGGACAAGAAGCTGCCTGCTGAGACAGACATCCGTATTGATGAGGATTTCGAGAAGACGCGTCTCGAGGAACGAACGCAAGCTCAGGAATGGGCTGGACTCGAGAAGAACCCCAACGCCGAGCTCTTCGTCTTCGTCGGCAGATGGTCAAT GCAAAAGGGCATTGACTTGATTGCGGACGCATTCCCAGCTATCCTGGAGTCGCACCCGAACTCTCAATTGATCACTGTCGGTCCTGTGATTGATCTATTTGGCAAGTTTGCCGCCTTGAAGTTCGAGAAGTTGATGGAACTGTATCCGAATCGAGTGTGCTCGAAGCCAGTCTTTACTGCGTTGCCGCCCTTCATCTTTTCAGGCGCAGAGTTTGCGCTAATTCCATCTCGTGACGAGCCATTCGGCCTAGTCGCAGTGGAATTCGGCAGGAAAGGCGCCTTGGGTGTTGGTGCCAGAGTCGGTGGACTGGGTCAAATGCCAGGATGGTG GTACACTGTCGAGAGCACTACCACGGCGCATTTACTTCATCAGTTCAAAGACGCTATACGCGGCGCGCTCAGCTCATCCACGAAGACCAGAGCCCTGATGAGAGCTCGATCGGCCAAGCAGCGCTTTCCGGTGCAGCAATGGGTGGAGGAGCTCGAAGTATTGCAGTCGACTGCCATCCGCACACACGATAAGGTCGCTGCCGAGAAGAACTCCTGGTCGAGCAGCATTATCACCCTAGTCCACCCTCACCCAAGCATACATCCTACTCTAGGGTCGGGCGCGAAGCAAACACCTCGTGGCTCCATGTATGGCCCTAGTCATTATTCTTGGGACGGCAGCCAGGTTCAGACTGTGGAGGAAAATGATGTTATCGTTGGCGACAGAGAACCACTTCCACCAATGGCCACTGAGATTGTTCGCGAACTCAGACACAAATCCCATCCCTTCCCAGGTCTGCGTGGGGATCAtgaggaagaggaggaggagggAGATGACCGATCCATTTGCTCGATACATACGCCGGCACGCTCATCTTCGCCAGTCCAGCCAGCATCGCCGATAACGACGAAGTCACCACACAATAGCACCAACCGGTCCAGCATGACCAACGTTCAGACAGCCAGATCCAGCATGGCTCACCCATACGCATCCACTGCGCGAACCAGTGTCATCCCACGTTCAGTGTCTGGCCTCTCCATGCAGAACATCGTCGGCGAGAAGACAGACTTCAACCTGCAAAACGTGGATCCCTTCTTCACAGACAACAATGGCCACTTCTATCGTGCCTTCAGCAAGAAGCTCGACACCCTCAACGCTGCCAACTCTGAATCAACAAACTGCATTGAAGAATTCCTAGCCAAGTCTGAGAAGGAATGGTTCACCGAGTTCCGAAACGCAAAGCTCGGTATGCTCAAACGTGACGGCACAACGACACGTCCAGTCAGCATCGCACCATCAGAACCTGCAACGGCAGACTCCTCGTCCGAGAAGTCGCACATTCAGGTCAATGAGTTCATGCTAAGAGACGAGTACAAGCCGCCGACCGGCTTGCGCAAGTGGATGCAAGTCCGCATTGGATCCTGGCCTCTCTATGCTTACTTCATGGCTCTGGGCCAAATCATCGCGGCCAATAGCTACCAGATCACACTCCTGACTGGAGAGGTCGGTCAGACGGCGACAAAGCTCTACATTGTCGCTTCGATTTATCTCGTGGCTTCGATGCTGTGGTGGCTATGCTTTAGACGCTTCGCATCCTATGTCTCGCTCTCACTGCCGTTCCTGTTCTATGGTACGGCGTTCTTCCTGGTTGGCATAGCCCACTTTGCCCCGACTGTGGATGGGAGAGGATGGGTCCAAAACGTCGGCACTGGATTCTATACCCTGGCCTCGGCCTCTGGAGCTCTCTTCTTCGCTCTCAACTTCGGAGATGAAGGCGGCGCCCCAGTCAAGTCCTGGGTCTTCCGCGCTTGCGTCATCCAAGGCTCGCAGCAAATCTACGTCGTTGCTCTCTGGTACTGGGGTTCCTTTCTAGCAAAGCATCGAGCACTCGGCTACGAAGCCAGCCAGGACTCCGTCGTTGGGACTTGGAAAGTCACAGCCATTACTCTCCCTATCGCAGCTTTCCTTTGGATCATCTGCCTGGTCATGTGGCTCGGCTTACCATCCTACTACCGCCAAGCTCCCGGGAAGATGCCCAGCTTCTACAGATCGATTGCGAGGAGAAAGGTTGTGCTCTGGTTCTTTGTCACGGCTCTGGTTCAGAACTTCTTCCTCTCCGCACCCTATGGTCGCAACTGGTCTTTCCTCTTCAGCAGTATTCACGTACCAGCTTGGCAAGTCTTGCTGCTTGTGGTGCTGTTCTTCGTCATTGTGTGGGCGATGTTCTGTGGGCTGTTCGCATACCTCTCGAGATCGCACTCGTGGATTCTACCCCTGTTTGCAATTGGACTTGGTGCTCCTCGTTGGGCACAGATCTGGTGGGGAACGAGTAATATCGGAAACTGGCTACCTTGGGCTCCTGGAAGCATTGAGACCGGTGCGATCTACATCTCGAGCGCTCTGCTGTCGAGATCTCTCTGGCTATGGCTAGGTGTCCTCGACGCCGTCCAGGGAGTTGGCTTAGGGATGATTATGCTGGGAACACTAACTCGCACTCACGTTGCCTTCGCGATCACCGCAACTCAGGTCCTTGGTTCGGTGGCCACAATGCTAGGCCGTGCTGTCGCGCCCAATAGACTTGGACCTGGACCTATCTCACCAGATATCAGTGGCGGCTTGAGTACCGGCCTTGGGCAGGCATGGTTTTGGGCAGGACTTTTGGCGAATTTGGCGCTTTGTATTGGGTTTTACAAGTTCTACCGCAAGGAACAGTTGCAGAAGCCGTAG